The following proteins come from a genomic window of Paenibacillus sp. CAA11:
- a CDS encoding DUF4179 domain-containing protein, translated as MKVFDVDKELREIGKEPLPEVPEMIRRRQDEVYASLVDLPMRSRSGQTSKFRRTRKAALVTAAAAMIALIGGLGGAIISPAMADSLKNIPLIGGIFKLANDMGLQIADERGLTTKLDASVTHEGITLSIPQIVYDGTRVSLAVTREGEGLFGTINDVRLIGNGQREVYPRGAIKSTDFWIDGKSIADHSGGREFSLGSKGTSDPNSVIYELSGFPRSGETEEFLPDEFELKVEFRLEGIAEPYSFNIPVRKNVENMTQSFQEVREWRGNQVTLEQIQFSPITARVSINIRSSDKEAKLWRDRLLFEVWDDRGRKLGLVSGVGGYTNDDQMELHNEVLFEGFTDTPETVTLKAFIPEKEDPLTFSGAFKVDSHGELIKNYIEELEMTVQVDRTRLEKIYQTLNK; from the coding sequence ATGAAGGTGTTTGATGTGGATAAAGAATTGCGGGAAATTGGCAAGGAGCCGTTGCCAGAGGTTCCGGAAATGATCCGCCGCCGGCAGGATGAAGTCTATGCCTCTTTGGTCGACCTTCCGATGAGAAGCAGAAGCGGCCAAACCTCCAAATTCCGCAGGACTCGCAAGGCTGCCTTAGTTACTGCGGCAGCGGCTATGATCGCTCTGATCGGGGGCCTAGGCGGCGCCATAATATCGCCGGCCATGGCGGATTCGCTGAAGAACATTCCGCTGATTGGCGGTATCTTCAAGCTGGCCAACGATATGGGATTACAGATAGCGGATGAAAGGGGGCTCACGACGAAGCTAGATGCCAGTGTGACCCATGAAGGGATCACGCTTAGCATCCCGCAGATTGTCTATGATGGAACCCGGGTTTCTCTGGCGGTAACGCGTGAAGGAGAAGGGTTATTCGGTACAATCAACGACGTGAGATTGATAGGGAATGGGCAAAGGGAGGTTTATCCTAGGGGGGCGATTAAATCCACTGATTTTTGGATTGACGGGAAGTCGATTGCCGACCATTCGGGCGGAAGGGAATTCAGTCTGGGTTCAAAAGGAACGTCCGACCCAAATTCAGTAATCTATGAATTGTCGGGCTTTCCTAGATCGGGCGAGACGGAGGAATTTCTACCGGACGAGTTTGAATTGAAGGTTGAATTCCGGCTTGAGGGAATTGCTGAGCCATATTCTTTTAATATTCCTGTGCGTAAAAATGTCGAGAATATGACGCAATCTTTCCAAGAAGTAAGGGAGTGGAGAGGAAACCAGGTTACCCTAGAACAAATCCAGTTTTCCCCGATAACAGCGAGAGTAAGCATCAATATCCGGTCAAGCGATAAGGAGGCTAAGCTGTGGAGAGATCGTCTGCTCTTTGAGGTGTGGGATGATCGTGGCAGAAAGCTTGGTCTAGTCTCCGGGGTTGGGGGATACACGAACGATGACCAAATGGAACTGCATAACGAAGTATTGTTTGAAGGATTTACGGATACGCCGGAAACCGTGACACTCAAGGCATTCATTCCGGAGAAAGAGGATCCTTTAACCTTTTCTGGAGCCTTTAAAGTCGATTCTCATGGAGAGCTCATCAAAAATTATATCGAAGAATTGGAAATGACCGTCCAAGTGGATCGGACTAGGTTGGAAAAAATATATCAAACTTTAAATAAATAA
- a CDS encoding DUF5643 domain-containing protein has protein sequence MMKKRFRVITTAALAGMLISGAAGEMASSTAHAEQGKAPAVFGAAAPKAVKSIKQDGITLGVSQAMYDGNYIKVTLQRSGQGLDGGVAEGEFDEKTQDMVYKKGAIKRIEFLIDGKKIENIGKNMGERPIAGWSPGSTPDQAEINIVDPSWLGGQQFTFANKFKLTVKVTLQGVAKPYTFDLAMQKSAGTPIALKPNLSKKSGNLTVNFSKLNATSTSTRVQLIEKGLPKNKPSDISYEFVDDQGKVLKLISGFGSDQNTKTGDMYNDYVLAPLGKNVKSITLKAYKPEFEETGATTGAYKLDENGQIIKHYVKEIEMTVKVK, from the coding sequence ATGATGAAAAAAAGATTCAGAGTAATTACTACAGCAGCATTGGCAGGTATGCTTATTAGCGGAGCCGCGGGGGAGATGGCTTCCTCGACGGCTCATGCGGAGCAGGGCAAGGCACCGGCAGTTTTTGGCGCCGCGGCGCCAAAGGCAGTTAAGAGCATTAAACAAGATGGCATTACGCTAGGGGTTAGCCAGGCGATGTATGATGGGAACTATATTAAAGTTACACTGCAACGCAGCGGCCAGGGATTGGATGGAGGCGTAGCAGAAGGGGAATTTGATGAGAAAACTCAGGATATGGTCTATAAAAAAGGTGCGATTAAACGTATAGAATTTTTAATAGACGGTAAGAAAATAGAGAATATCGGCAAAAACATGGGAGAAAGACCAATCGCGGGCTGGAGCCCTGGTTCCACCCCGGACCAGGCTGAAATTAATATAGTTGATCCTTCATGGCTTGGCGGTCAACAGTTTACCTTTGCGAACAAGTTCAAATTGACTGTAAAGGTCACGCTGCAGGGGGTTGCCAAACCTTATACATTTGATCTCGCGATGCAAAAGTCTGCCGGTACACCGATTGCCCTCAAGCCGAACTTATCCAAAAAATCGGGCAACCTAACCGTCAATTTTAGCAAGCTTAACGCGACCTCAACTTCTACCCGAGTTCAGTTGATCGAAAAAGGGCTTCCGAAGAATAAGCCATCGGATATTAGTTATGAGTTTGTGGATGATCAAGGCAAAGTGCTGAAATTGATTTCCGGGTTTGGAAGCGACCAGAACACCAAAACTGGGGACATGTACAATGATTATGTGCTGGCTCCTTTGGGGAAAAATGTGAAGTCGATTACGCTGAAAGCATACAAACCGGAATTTGAAGAAACCGGAGCAACCACTGGGGCGTATAAGTTGGACGAGAACGGCCAAATTATAAAACATTACGTGAAGGAAATAGAAATGACGGTAAAGGTGAAATAA
- a CDS encoding GntR family transcriptional regulator, producing MLIQLDMQSDVPIYTQLVNQIIEGIASGRLIPGEALPSVRSLASDIGINLHTVNKAYTLLKQEGYIQIHRQKGVVVDPDGMPPVTPEYTAKQHDQLKPIIAEAICRGMSQEELLSIVQSIYRDILPEEKELLP from the coding sequence ATGCTCATTCAGCTTGATATGCAGTCGGATGTGCCGATCTATACACAACTGGTCAATCAGATTATTGAAGGAATTGCCAGCGGCCGGCTTATTCCGGGAGAAGCCCTTCCATCCGTTCGCAGCCTTGCCTCGGACATCGGTATTAATCTGCATACCGTCAATAAAGCCTATACCCTGCTTAAGCAGGAGGGCTATATTCAGATCCACAGACAGAAGGGCGTCGTGGTCGATCCGGACGGGATGCCTCCCGTCACCCCTGAGTACACAGCCAAACAGCATGATCAGCTGAAACCGATCATCGCCGAAGCAATCTGCCGGGGAATGAGCCAAGAAGAGCTGCTCAGCATCGTACAAAGTATCTACCGGGATATCCTTCCCGAGGAAAAGGAGCTATTGCCATGA
- a CDS encoding RNA polymerase sigma factor yields the protein MQQDMELEVKRAQRGDREAFIRLFRKLEPELYSLAKSILRRDEDCADAFQETTLKAYKSISALRKPKYFKTWVIRILINECNQLLRVRKRVVTMAELPEEAVAYRPSSYFEDSRKDDLREAVENLDESLRIVVHLFYYQDLSTKQIASVLDISEGAVRARLHRARGILVDIVKTIRKEGLAYEGV from the coding sequence GTGCAGCAAGATATGGAACTGGAAGTCAAGCGTGCGCAGCGGGGAGATCGTGAGGCATTTATTCGGCTATTCCGGAAGCTGGAGCCCGAGCTGTACAGTTTGGCGAAGTCCATTTTGAGACGTGATGAAGACTGTGCGGACGCATTTCAGGAAACGACGCTTAAAGCGTATAAATCAATATCGGCATTGCGCAAGCCAAAATATTTTAAAACCTGGGTTATTCGGATTCTGATCAATGAATGCAACCAGCTGCTTCGCGTTCGTAAAAGAGTCGTGACTATGGCGGAACTGCCGGAGGAGGCGGTAGCCTATCGTCCGTCATCTTATTTCGAGGACAGCCGCAAAGATGATCTTAGGGAAGCCGTGGAGAATTTGGATGAGTCCTTACGTATTGTTGTTCACTTGTTCTATTATCAGGATTTATCGACCAAACAAATAGCCAGCGTTCTGGATATTTCCGAGGGAGCGGTCAGAGCGCGTCTTCATAGAGCCCGCGGAATATTGGTTGATATAGTAAAAACGATTCGGAAGGAGGGGCTGGCTTATGAAGGTGTTTGA
- a CDS encoding DUF1648 domain-containing protein → MSKTKVLRMVTWLIAAVPIVVYLWVYPKLPEQIPVHFSDGQPDRYASKSGIETWLFAGLGILGLILMELMTLITEYAARRREISGKQILPAASLLVVLLFSGISVYYFLVEL, encoded by the coding sequence TTGAGTAAGACTAAAGTATTGCGCATGGTTACCTGGCTGATTGCAGCAGTGCCGATCGTGGTATATCTCTGGGTGTATCCTAAGCTGCCGGAGCAGATTCCTGTACACTTTAGTGATGGGCAGCCGGACCGGTATGCAAGTAAATCCGGTATAGAGACTTGGCTGTTCGCAGGCCTGGGGATTCTGGGGCTTATTCTAATGGAGCTTATGACCCTCATTACGGAGTATGCGGCACGTCGGAGGGAGATTTCCGGGAAGCAGATTCTTCCTGCAGCCTCTTTGCTGGTCGTGCTGCTGTTCTCAGGCATCAGTGTTTATTATTTCCTTGTTGAGCTATAA
- a CDS encoding alpha/beta hydrolase family protein yields the protein MKKMSKPVRSAIAVSLALCMSVPSLSAIAQDASSALIPIREAAAQAGAKVTWDAAAKRITVTQGSKRLVLDLKDAKAEFNGQPVNYQSTGPLQITDSTTLIAKEWLSKLFTNTTSVPQADTADQFLQYLQSGDGASAAKLMSPALQQALPAQALSSLLSNYEKVYGKIGEQTAKAVKENAVHRNVAYTLKAAAAPLQITVRLNKDNLVDDLNIAQAQPELYQKPAYDHQDAYTEEEVTIGEGTFALPGTLTKPKGNGPFPVVVLVHGSGPQDRDSSAYGGKPLRDLAAGLASEGIAVLRYDKITYEHTFKIAALPKFTLKDETVKDALAAVQLLKGIKDIDASRIFVAGHSQGGFAMPLIEQADTTRNIAGTILLSAPSSRFVDVTVKQQDELISRVKQLGQDTAPYEQQAAVWKSIAQMVNDPQYSTDNMPANFPLSPAYWWYEQRDYKPTDLAKQQQGPMLILQGENDWQVPMSEFNTWKKELKDRKDVEYKSYPKVNHLLSEVNTLSTGQDYMQPLNVSPAIIQDIAAWIKKTK from the coding sequence ATGAAAAAAATGAGCAAACCCGTTAGATCCGCTATCGCCGTCTCCCTAGCGTTGTGCATGTCAGTCCCTTCCCTCAGTGCAATTGCGCAAGACGCCTCTTCCGCTCTTATTCCGATCCGGGAGGCCGCTGCCCAAGCAGGAGCTAAAGTGACCTGGGATGCAGCAGCAAAGCGCATAACCGTCACTCAGGGATCAAAGCGCCTAGTCTTGGATCTGAAAGACGCCAAGGCTGAATTTAACGGCCAACCTGTCAATTACCAATCCACTGGCCCGCTGCAAATTACAGACAGCACAACCCTAATTGCTAAGGAGTGGCTCTCAAAATTGTTTACGAATACGACCTCTGTACCGCAAGCCGATACGGCCGACCAATTCCTTCAATACCTGCAATCCGGGGATGGAGCCAGTGCAGCTAAGCTGATGAGCCCGGCACTTCAGCAGGCTCTTCCCGCTCAAGCACTCAGCAGCCTGCTAAGCAACTACGAGAAGGTGTATGGCAAGATTGGCGAGCAAACCGCCAAGGCGGTAAAGGAGAATGCTGTTCATCGTAACGTGGCTTACACGCTAAAAGCAGCCGCTGCCCCTCTTCAAATTACTGTCCGTCTCAATAAAGACAATCTAGTAGATGATCTGAATATCGCTCAGGCCCAGCCTGAGCTGTACCAAAAGCCGGCCTATGACCATCAGGACGCCTACACGGAGGAGGAAGTGACGATCGGGGAAGGCACCTTTGCCCTGCCGGGAACCCTCACCAAGCCAAAAGGCAATGGCCCATTCCCGGTTGTTGTGCTGGTACACGGCTCCGGTCCGCAGGATCGGGACTCTAGTGCCTATGGCGGCAAGCCGCTGCGGGACCTCGCTGCTGGCTTGGCCTCTGAAGGAATTGCCGTACTTCGTTATGACAAGATTACCTATGAGCATACTTTCAAAATAGCAGCCCTTCCCAAATTCACGCTGAAGGACGAGACGGTAAAGGATGCCCTTGCGGCCGTGCAATTGCTCAAAGGGATAAAAGACATTGACGCTTCACGTATCTTCGTCGCAGGACACAGCCAGGGCGGCTTCGCCATGCCGCTGATCGAGCAGGCAGATACAACTAGAAATATTGCCGGAACGATTCTGCTGTCCGCGCCCAGCTCCAGATTTGTAGATGTGACTGTGAAGCAGCAGGATGAACTGATCAGCCGGGTCAAACAGCTTGGACAGGACACCGCTCCGTATGAACAGCAGGCTGCGGTTTGGAAGTCAATCGCACAAATGGTCAATGACCCGCAGTATTCCACAGACAATATGCCTGCCAATTTCCCGCTTTCCCCGGCGTATTGGTGGTATGAGCAGCGGGACTATAAGCCAACCGATCTCGCTAAGCAGCAGCAGGGGCCAATGCTGATTCTCCAGGGTGAAAACGACTGGCAGGTGCCGATGAGTGAGTTCAACACCTGGAAAAAGGAGCTCAAGGATCGTAAGGATGTAGAGTATAAATCCTATCCGAAAGTGAATCATCTGCTCAGCGAGGTAAATACCCTCTCCACCGGCCAGGATTATATGCAACCCCTTAATGTATCGCCTGCCATCATTCAAGATATTGCTGCCTGGATTAAGAAGACAAAATAA
- a CDS encoding IclR family transcriptional regulator codes for MEDRKLTVRAVERALDILMCFTTGSDLGLTEISGQIGLHKSTVHRLLTTLEERGFVIRDQATDKYKLGMKIWELSMHLSHSDDPAILLLPQMEKLRDRLGETVSLYVRDGYDRLRIQAVQSNQAIRRVAPVGARLPLYVGASSKVLVAFADSAFRQSLLEQPDWPEAVSREAYQAQLDQIRQQGYAISYEEREPGASAVSAPIYSRSGQAFYALSLSGPVSRLTVERLDEYGPVLIEAAREMGIMLP; via the coding sequence TTGGAAGATCGAAAATTAACGGTTCGTGCGGTTGAGCGAGCGTTGGATATATTAATGTGCTTTACGACAGGCAGTGATCTTGGGCTGACCGAAATTTCAGGGCAAATCGGACTACATAAAAGCACGGTCCATAGGCTCCTGACTACGCTTGAAGAGCGGGGGTTCGTTATTCGGGATCAGGCGACGGACAAGTACAAGCTTGGGATGAAGATCTGGGAGCTGTCGATGCATCTGTCACACAGCGATGACCCGGCCATACTGCTGCTTCCGCAAATGGAGAAACTACGGGACCGGCTCGGGGAGACGGTCAGCTTATATGTGAGGGATGGCTATGACCGGCTGCGCATCCAGGCCGTCCAGAGCAATCAGGCGATCCGCCGGGTGGCTCCGGTTGGAGCAAGGCTGCCGCTCTATGTTGGTGCTTCCAGCAAGGTGCTGGTTGCCTTTGCCGATTCGGCCTTCCGGCAATCGCTGCTGGAGCAGCCCGATTGGCCTGAAGCCGTGAGCAGAGAAGCCTATCAGGCCCAGCTGGATCAGATTCGGCAGCAAGGCTATGCGATTAGCTATGAGGAGAGAGAGCCGGGCGCTTCGGCCGTATCGGCTCCTATCTACAGCCGCAGCGGCCAAGCGTTCTATGCGCTGTCCCTCTCCGGGCCGGTCAGCCGGCTTACGGTGGAGCGGCTGGATGAATATGGTCCTGTGCTGATTGAAGCCGCACGCGAGATGGGAATCATGTTGCCATAA
- a CDS encoding DUF1648 domain-containing protein gives MSLLPSIFIVLLFLPVATMQVFLPYLTRENISFGVTVSEEVYHSEPVVRMRKQYARTCAVLNGALLLIFATVTIAGNESIQAYAIPAYILFILGCSTALHIRFHRKMKDYKAQLPAEATQPAKLTLDTSFRKRRMVLSSRWYLIHLVIIGVSIGAALALYDRFPDTIPMQYDFQGQVTRSVEKSYRSILFPNIMQLLMTGLLLFINLIILRSKQQLSPSNPEQSARQNAAFRYRWSVFNLLASLVLILLFAFMQWTMLYPVNMQVSLLVSLGMPLLIVFGAIYLSINTGQGGSRIGKKGSLGAEAPINDDNAWKLGSIYYNPKDPAVFVEKRMGVGWTVNFARPLAWVFLFAPLVLIVIVVLVFN, from the coding sequence ATGAGCCTGTTACCGAGTATCTTCATCGTCTTGCTATTTCTTCCTGTCGCTACTATGCAAGTATTCCTCCCTTACTTGACCCGAGAGAATATTAGCTTTGGCGTCACGGTAAGCGAAGAGGTCTATCATAGTGAGCCTGTGGTGAGAATGCGCAAGCAGTATGCACGCACATGCGCTGTGCTGAACGGTGCCCTTCTACTGATCTTCGCTACTGTTACCATTGCCGGAAATGAATCTATTCAGGCCTATGCCATCCCTGCCTATATCTTATTTATCCTTGGATGCTCTACGGCTCTGCATATCCGGTTCCACCGCAAAATGAAGGACTACAAAGCACAGCTGCCTGCCGAAGCAACCCAACCAGCCAAGCTGACGCTGGACACTTCATTCCGAAAGCGCCGTATGGTCCTGTCCAGCAGATGGTATCTCATCCATCTCGTAATCATTGGAGTTAGTATCGGTGCAGCACTGGCCCTGTATGACCGCTTCCCAGACACGATTCCTATGCAATATGACTTCCAGGGGCAGGTCACCCGCAGTGTAGAGAAATCTTACCGGTCCATTCTATTCCCCAATATCATGCAGCTGCTGATGACCGGACTGCTCTTATTCATTAACCTGATCATTCTTAGAAGCAAGCAGCAGCTGAGCCCATCGAATCCTGAACAATCCGCCCGGCAGAATGCCGCATTCCGTTATCGCTGGTCTGTCTTCAACCTGCTGGCAAGCCTTGTTCTAATTTTGCTCTTTGCTTTCATGCAGTGGACTATGCTTTATCCGGTAAACATGCAGGTCTCCTTGCTGGTCAGCCTGGGCATGCCTTTGCTCATTGTATTTGGAGCCATATATCTATCTATTAATACCGGCCAAGGCGGCAGCAGAATTGGGAAGAAAGGGAGCCTGGGCGCCGAAGCGCCAATCAATGACGACAATGCCTGGAAGCTCGGCAGCATCTACTATAACCCGAAGGACCCTGCGGTCTTTGTGGAGAAAAGAATGGGAGTCGGCTGGACTGTCAACTTCGCCCGCCCACTAGCTTGGGTGTTTCTGTTTGCGCCGCTCGTGCTAATTGTGATTGTTGTCCTTGTATTTAATTAG
- a CDS encoding alpha/beta hydrolase — MNTTRSGAPLQGVRDTDSGQQPVLSTRLIRFKHVLIAFIMSIVFFLLFCFIALHGFIAWVLSNPTVAPLYSNPLLAKGMKYEDISFGAIDGSRTMYGWYIPAEGSSNKTIVFSHGYGANREESWIPMYDLAHFAHRLNFNVIMFDYGFAAQDSKEVATGGKKEAQQLLGAIQYAKQHGAKQIIVWGFSMGAGTALQAGLTTKDVDAMILDSTFLLEPDTLYHNIHQKLNLPEHPSIEIMELLLPVLNGTSLRQIPYPEVKKKDYPFPIFFIHGTEDAKAPYPIAEKLAANQTNPLSEHWIVQGSHHELIFREHSKEYLRRVSTFLSQVNASLNSSSQSSY, encoded by the coding sequence ATGAATACAACACGCAGCGGCGCCCCCCTGCAGGGCGTGCGTGATACGGATTCCGGTCAGCAGCCCGTTCTGTCCACGCGTCTCATTCGTTTCAAGCATGTTCTGATTGCGTTCATCATGTCTATTGTCTTCTTTCTTTTGTTCTGCTTTATCGCCCTGCATGGCTTCATTGCCTGGGTTCTCTCCAATCCGACGGTCGCTCCGCTGTATTCCAATCCGCTTCTTGCCAAAGGCATGAAATATGAAGATATTTCTTTTGGCGCTATTGATGGCAGCCGCACCATGTACGGATGGTATATCCCGGCAGAAGGCTCCTCGAACAAGACGATCGTCTTCAGCCATGGTTATGGAGCTAATCGGGAGGAATCCTGGATTCCTATGTATGATTTGGCACATTTCGCCCATCGTCTGAACTTCAACGTCATTATGTTCGACTATGGCTTTGCGGCGCAGGACAGCAAAGAGGTCGCCACAGGCGGCAAGAAGGAAGCCCAGCAGCTGCTGGGGGCAATTCAGTATGCCAAGCAGCACGGCGCTAAGCAGATCATTGTATGGGGCTTCTCCATGGGCGCTGGAACCGCCCTGCAGGCAGGACTGACCACGAAGGACGTGGATGCCATGATTCTGGACAGCACGTTTTTGCTGGAACCGGACACCCTTTACCACAACATACACCAAAAGCTTAATCTTCCGGAGCATCCTTCTATTGAGATCATGGAGCTGCTGCTCCCGGTGCTCAACGGAACTAGCCTGCGGCAGATCCCGTATCCCGAAGTGAAGAAGAAGGACTACCCATTCCCTATCTTCTTTATTCATGGTACAGAGGATGCTAAGGCTCCTTACCCTATTGCAGAGAAGCTTGCTGCCAATCAGACCAATCCGCTCTCAGAGCATTGGATCGTACAGGGCTCGCATCATGAGCTGATCTTCAGAGAGCATTCCAAGGAATACCTGCGGAGGGTGTCTACCTTCCTCAGTCAGGTAAATGCCTCCTTGAATTCTTCATCACAAAGTTCCTACTAG
- a CDS encoding Fe-Mn family superoxide dismutase, with amino-acid sequence MLFVYGSYLPVRILEEIRFWKQQEREHVDVIKAIVPSLEPPYVKLLDEWAKVFGDTEEAADALLRHGIQQGIYAAPHPEFIRQTERLLAVSCRQSREWIRQLYILLEQSKAVQSIPLARVVLLHIIRESEYFLQVLEALNHPGRIAAQAAAGGRELHEFRHRDPSSAQQPAASAPAAPDAQEPAASREPAGQSPSGPPVPIGGHKLPPLPYPYNALEPYIDEKTVRIHHDVHHLSYVDGLNLAEKKLEEARKTGNFDLIKHWERELAFNGAGHYLHTIYWDTMNPKGGGKPEGALAQQIRKDFGSYEAFRKQFSQAAEKVEGGGWAILVWSPRSHRLEILQAEKHQNLSQWDVVPLLPLDVWEHSYYLKHQNQRKNYIADWWNIVYWPKVQERFEQAEKLRWTPY; translated from the coding sequence ATGCTTTTTGTTTACGGGTCCTATTTACCCGTACGAATTCTAGAAGAGATTCGCTTTTGGAAACAGCAGGAGAGAGAGCATGTCGACGTCATCAAGGCCATTGTTCCATCCCTTGAGCCCCCCTATGTCAAATTGCTTGACGAGTGGGCCAAGGTGTTCGGCGACACCGAAGAAGCAGCAGATGCGCTGCTCCGCCACGGTATCCAGCAAGGCATCTATGCTGCGCCGCATCCTGAGTTCATTCGCCAGACCGAAAGGCTGCTGGCCGTATCCTGCCGTCAATCCAGGGAATGGATTAGACAGCTTTACATTTTACTGGAGCAAAGCAAAGCCGTTCAATCCATCCCGCTTGCCCGAGTGGTTCTGCTCCATATCATCAGGGAATCCGAGTACTTCCTCCAGGTGCTGGAGGCGCTGAATCATCCCGGCAGGATCGCTGCTCAGGCAGCAGCAGGAGGCCGGGAACTTCATGAATTCCGGCATAGAGACCCGTCGTCTGCGCAGCAGCCAGCTGCTTCTGCTCCGGCGGCACCGGATGCGCAAGAGCCGGCAGCCAGCCGGGAGCCAGCGGGCCAAAGCCCATCTGGTCCTCCTGTCCCGATTGGCGGGCACAAGCTTCCGCCGCTTCCCTACCCTTACAACGCGCTTGAGCCTTATATTGACGAGAAAACCGTTCGCATTCACCATGACGTACACCATCTCAGTTATGTAGATGGTCTTAACCTAGCAGAGAAGAAGCTGGAGGAGGCCCGCAAGACAGGCAATTTTGACCTGATCAAGCACTGGGAACGTGAGCTTGCCTTCAACGGAGCCGGGCACTACCTGCATACCATCTATTGGGACACGATGAACCCCAAGGGCGGAGGCAAGCCCGAAGGCGCGCTGGCTCAGCAGATCCGCAAAGACTTCGGAAGCTATGAAGCCTTCCGCAAGCAATTCTCGCAGGCCGCCGAGAAGGTCGAGGGCGGAGGCTGGGCAATTCTTGTCTGGAGCCCGCGCAGCCACCGGCTGGAGATTTTACAAGCCGAGAAGCATCAGAATCTATCCCAGTGGGACGTAGTTCCTCTGCTTCCGCTCGATGTCTGGGAACATTCCTACTATTTGAAGCATCAGAACCAGCGTAAGAATTATATTGCTGATTGGTGGAATATCGTCTATTGGCCAAAGGTTCAAGAACGCTTCGAGCAGGCAGAAAAACTGAGATGGACTCCTTACTGA